GGAGCCTTGTGTTTCCTGTGGTATATTCTGAGTATCACCAATAGGATTCTGAGAATGAAAAAGCTGAGCTTGTGAGTGTGCAGACTGCTGCATAAAGTTTGCTGACTGAATAGACATGATTTCTCCGCCCTGCTGGAACAGACCACCCCCTTGTTGTTGCGCTCCACTTGCCTGAACAGACATCATGTTTTTTGTAGATGAAAAGAGATTAACTTGAGGTTGATTTTCTCCACTGTGCTGCATTTGAACCATGGTCTGAAATACAGGATTCTGCATCTGTTTACTCTGTCCTGAAGCTTCCTCTCCATCTGCAGAACTTGATGCCTGAAACATATTAGGCCCATtgttagagacctgctgctgagcagtcgGAGTAGTCTCACTTCCAGAAACACCAGGAGATGAAGAGAATAATTCACACTGCATTTGCATGTCTTCGCTTGTTGACAACCCACTCATTATATGTGAAGCCTGCTGGTAAACAGGTGACTGTTGGAGGGCTCCGTTCCCTGAAGTTGTTGAAGAGAACAAATCAGACTGCATTTGCGTGGCAGCCTGGCAAATGTTTTGTTGGATTCCTATCACCATTGCTGCGGAAGTCTCcattgcctgctgctgctgctgttgctgctgctgctgattgGACAACGCATTTTCAGGCTGTGAATGAACATTTTCACCTCTTCCAGGCAAAAGGTTCTCTGGTCTGGAATGGACAGCTGTCTCTGATGAGGAAAATATCCCAGGATTTACACTATTTTGTATCTGACTAACTTGCTGAAAGATATCTGCATTTAGCTGATCTTGAACATCCTCACTGCTCTCTGacccagaaaataaaacagaagataacTGCTGTTGAGCTTCCAGTACCTGCTGCACCAAGTCAACATTTCTACTGCTGCCTGTGGCAGTGTTAGTTGGAAAATTTCCAGCTTGCAGTTGCTGTATTGTGTTCTGTAACTGACTCACACCGCTTGCTGATGAGAAAATACTTGATGAAATCTGTTGCTGTAATGCCTGTGCTGGTTCTGATAGTGTAGACTGTTGTGTCTGTGATCCATCAGTTAATTGTGACAAAGTGACTACCGTGCCATCTGATTGCAAAACTTCTCTGGTTTGGGAATCTCTCGTTTGGAACTGTGCAGCTTGCTGCAATAATGCGTCACTGttctgcagctgagctggagTAGAAACTGCTGAAAAGCTACCAGGCTGGGAAATGTCCTGTGTTTGGATTGTAGTTAGGGTCTCTGGATTATACACCTTCGGCTGtatttgttgctgcttttcacTTTCAGAAGGTAAATGGGAAGCAGAAGTTGGTATGCCAGACATGCTGCTTTCCAATGTTTGTTGAGTTGGTCCGACCACCTTCGAAGCctgaaaagagcagcaataCATTAAGCCATTCACATGCTTATTCAGGTTACACTTATCAGATTTCCACCAGTCCGTGATGTTCAGGAAAGACCAGATGGAAGATTTGATGGCTATGCATCTTTCCATACATAACCAGAGGAGCAAGCAAATGACTGGGAAAACAACGGAAATGCTACTTCAAGGACAAGTCATAGCACAATTTGATGAAAGCAATACcgagaaattatttaaaaaatcgTCACAGTAATTTACTCGTTCTGTGTCACAGGACAAAAAGAACATTCATCATAGCATCACTCACTAACCAATCACTGCTGGCATGCAGGGACAAGATAAGTTACTTTCAAAGGAAATTGTCCATTACTTTAATCATGCTCTGTGATCATGCGTTTTGGCCAGACTGATCTTGGATGTGACATTTCCCATGCGTTCCTCTTCTCCACTCTGCACCATCAGGACACGGGCTGATGAGATTAATACTATTAAAACCAGTATCTTCAGATCACAATCAAACTTACCTTGAAGACAGGGGGAGATCTTTTTTCTGCGCTTACTTCCATTGGAGCCACATCTTCATTCTTAATCATACTGCTTGGTATAAGTGGAGTTATCAAGGCACTAGGAAGAATATTTACGTTCTCCGGGTTACAAGCGGTGGCATTCACTGCTGCAGtcacaaacaaagaaaagaagggaaatgaaatgttaacatCCACCATACAAAGCACGGTTTTCTAGTCGTGGCCTGCTTCCCATTTAACTTTTGAGCCCCGCCGTAAGAGCTCGCATTCTCTCGTAAGATGCTAACATGCAAAGAGATCACTGCAACCATTTGGATACTTCAAGTAATCCTAGAGATTTACAGTAATATCAACGTTTTTATTTAACTCTATCTTTTTGGGCCAGGACAATCATCCACCGACTGCCTGGAAGTGCAAACAAATGATTAATATATCCTTCCACAAATTACAAATCTATTTTACTTCACTTTAGCTGTACAactactctattttttttaaatgtctgttttcagaCAAGTGCATGAACAGAACACTCAACGCATTCagacagtatttttattctgttaaagGACTAGCCAAGTGAAAACTTGATATATCTGCGTGCCAGCTCTCTATCAAGAGCAAGCTGTTGTTTTGCCTTTACAgtgcctgtatttttttctttttgaagtagAAAGGTGCCTCTTCTTGAAATGAATTGGATCTctttagttttgatttttcctgatccaggtaaaaaaaaattacataacATATCTGAGATCTTTGCTGCAAGTAAAATTAGCTTTcttgatttaaaatactgctgaaatTGTTTGAGCTTAAAACAAACCAATGGGAAAAcctataaaaatacatatagacCTGTGGTTTTTAAGTAAATTAAAGAATTCTCTTCAACATACAGCAAGAAGTCTCCATGCCTTAAACAGATTTAAATCTTACAATAACATGGCAGTAAAATTTCTGCAAATTTGTATCAACAGTATGCTCTGTCCTTGGTCACAGTCCTTGTGTGTTTATTCTACGTACAACCAACATTCTCCcctgaaatgttattttctgtcttcagtaaTAAATTCTCAGCCATCAGTACGCCAACAGTCGTCAGTACACAAAGAGCCAAATAAACTCTTTCCCTCCTGTTAACTCACATATTTGGAACAGCCCCAAAATAGAGGCCACGTGACGTGACGTGCTGGGCTGTACTTCTGGCAGGGAACGCAATTTGAGTGGAAAAACTCTCAACTACGCCAACTTCTGGACAGCCAGTCATACACAGACATCAGTATTTTTCTATACCATAGTCACAATTgacaattttttctcttttatatgcTTAATCCTGTCATGTTaaacagaaatgataaaaatttaCGTCCCAGGATAACCTGGGACATATGCAGAGACAAAGTACATAATGCAGACAAAATTGCCTGACCTCAGGTTCACATTCAACCTGAAGTAGAATAGGAACAGGAATGAGTCAACCAAAAAGCTAGCTAGCAGAAAATCCAcacaagaaaattaagtttctaCCACAAATTAAATACAAGGACGCGAACCAATAGGAACAGCACACTGTTCTTATGAAGAGCAGATGTTCTCCTGAAGCAGTTGGTATCTTGCCTTGGTTAAGCCTCCACAGTAGATTAGATACATGTCAGGCTTGCCCTGATACATCAGTTATTATTATCCTTATCTTTTTAATCTTGCTACTAAGAAGTTTTACCAGTACTTTTATCAGCTTGCTTCAATACCCTACATGTTTTTGCAAATTTCTCCCTGAATATTCTCTGCAGGTTTAAACTCATCGTATCTTGTATTATCCTCCCGAACAAGTTGTAAAGTCAACTTGTAAATATATCCCCTGCCAAGGCCCAATATACAACTATTAACTTTAAACATGAGCTTCATGATTTTAACCTGAAGCTATGGATTCCTATCAAACTTGTGATCATGTTGTTAATTTGCTTACCTTCCAACCTGCTTTCACCAGAGCAGGCTATGGAAATTTCCATTAACCTCTGTACACCTCTATGGTTTTAACAACCAACTaagaaacatttccttcctttatttcaGTATAGGAAGGATCGATTCACTTCACTTAAAATCCAGGCAAACCAAAAAGCTGCTCCCTTAGAACAAAATAACAAACCTTCCACAGACAAAATGCAAATCTCAGAATTGCACTGAAAGCAATCCTAAAATCAGTGGACAGCTTCTACTCTGTCTCTGCTACTACCATACCATTATAACTTTAAGGAAAAATGACAAGTATGTTAGGGTTTTTCAGtgctgagtttttattttttccctttcactttttctttggCTTAAATTAACACTACAcagattttaaatgctttgtattAACTGCCATACTaggtttttctcctcttcatttAATATTCTTGCAAAGAATGAAGACTGAAATGCAGGGCCCGaggcacaaaaaaaacccaaccatttttaaaaaattatttttgcagagtTTTTGCTCTGCACTATCTCATGTTACAATATACTTAAAGGAATACGGTTATGAAGCAAAATATTCTGGATTTGAAATCAAACATTAGTGTAAGAATATGGCCAGATTTTATAAGCACATACTTACCCCCACTGGACAGCTGATTCATTCCTGCAAAATTTGAGTGGGAATTTATAGTTAAATTATTAACAACAATGATAAGAATCAATTTAGTACCTTTTATAGCCTCTTCAAAAGAACAAtgttgggctgggctggagatTTCCTTCTTCACTTTAACATTCAGGGTACCAGCTGCTGAGGCAAAACACATTGAAAACTTCCTTATGCTAAAACagcaaacaggcaaaaaaatccaaaactcaaagcaaactaaaacaGTTACTTATACCTTAAAGTAACTAAAGCTCTTTGAAAACCACAGAAACAACCTTTTTTGTGAATACACCAATAATTGCAATGCCTACAGTATCATTCATTTTCActtccaaaaatgaaaaagccacTCAGCAATTGCACTGTACATTGTAACatagatatataaataaaaatacacaatgtGGTCAAACTGCAGCATTCCTTAGGATAAAGCTTGATGATagtttttcttgtatttggtgCACAGTATGTAGCTTATCTACTGTTTTTCCCTACTCAGCTTCATTTTGAACCTCACAGTAGAAATGCCTAAGAACAGCGGCCTACACGCAGCTGAAATTTGAGCTACTTGTCACATAAGTGAATAATGAAATCTAAGGGCTTGGCTCTCCTCAGCAGAGCAAATCTCAACAAGAGGAGTTCAAAAAGATCCATATTACCTAACATTTATGTTATTTACAGCCTAGACACTATGCAATCAGGAATTAAAGGTTTAGCAGGTAAAACTGTCCGTTCCTTCCCCcagttttctattttacatACATGTATCTGGAGTGTATGTAAATGGCTGCACATCGTGTGATCGGCCAGCATTGGTCACCACATAGATTCCCACAGAAACAGCTGAGGTTATTTGCTGGTCATGATATGGTGGCACCTTCACAATAAGGTGATTctgcaatgcaaaaataataaataaaatcatattagaaaatttatttcattactaTTAATCTTAATTATATCTACATCCATCAAAATATAGAAACAGCTTACTAAAACACTAGAAAAATGGGGAAACACGGTCAAGTTACACGTTCAGCAAAGTCAGTTGGCAGCAGTTCTTGTGCTACAACAGAGATTTGAATATTCTGCCCACATGATGCTCAACTTACAGCTCAACTGAAatgtgcagaaaggaaaaacatataAAGTCCAGTACTTTAAACAGAAACTTATGCCTAACATGCCTGAATGAACTGCAATCCATTTGCCATAACATTCTGCTGGAATCAGACCCTTCACTGTTCTGCTGAATCAGACCTTTGTATTCAGTGTGGAGAGAGGATGCAGTCTCATGTTACACTTAAGCAGATTTAACACTGAGCAGACACCAAAAATATGCTTGCAATCATTCAAGAGTAATAGCGCTGAGTGAACTCTAGGCTATCTACTCCCCTACTACCTGTCCATCCactagaaaaggaaaacacaaagcaaaggaaaatggaatACTGCCTTCAGAGGTGGGAGCACATCTGTCAGGCATCATGTGCTTTCAATAACTTCTCTAATTTCAGTCCAATAAGCCATAAAGACACTCAGTTGtgtgaaaaagaatgaatattctgaaaaacatttcatagtGGAACCAAAATTCAGCTGAGTGTAAAGACTATGGCGTACATACAATATATTCCCACCCAATAGTAATCTCATAGGAAAGATActagaaaaaatgtattaggccttttaattaaattgcaCATAAGGGCAAACGCTCGCCCACAAAGTTCATACACCACACTCCTACTGTGGTATCTACGTTCCCAATTAGAAACTAAATTCTACTTGTGTAGACCTGACTGACAACAATGATAGCCTACCAGACTCACTGAAGAACtcatttgaagaaaagaagtgtTATTTACAGGAATCAGGAAGCCTGTAATAGAACTGCAGGTTGTATTGTCTAAGTGGCTTTAACGTAGCTTCTATTTCAAAGATGACATTTCCTGGACATCAGATTTTAAAGCGTGATCTGCACCAAAGTGCTACATTCATGCCGGAATAGCACGTTGCCTTATTCCAGCTGACACAAAGCTATACAAGAAGTACTTCTGCACACTACCTGGGGTTGCTTTACTTCAGACAGATATTAATTAGATAATATTAATTAGAATCTGTGCATGTCAGCTTCCAATGTACACATTGATCGGTCAAACACACAGAATGTCACTCATCCAAAAGGTTCAGTCGGGCCTGTTGCCAACTGCCTCCCACCTCTTTTCTTCCACACAGCAGTTCTATACCAGTTTAGGCACTTAATGAACatattgcttttttgttttattttttaataaactgaaaaatagtaTTACGTAAATAAAAGTACAGATCCAACAGAATCTCATCTCTCATCTTTGGAAAGAGCGATGGACTGAAAAATAACAATCCCAAAAGAGAAGCTTGCTACTAGAGCAGCAAGGCTGTCCCTCTATAGGAGAAGTGTTTATtatcagtttaaaacaaaactagagaagtcttttttcccttttcctttttcaatagcactaactgaaaacaaaaacactgggTACATTTTCCATCTCTAATCAATGTGAGCCCCACACATGGTATTTTTAGCACAAGTGAAATCTTTCTGAACTCCGTTTCCTTGCATTTTATGCATAATACTTTGCATTTTATGCATGGTAAGCCATTGCTCCTGGCCCACAGTTGCCAAGACATTGATATAAAACCTAACCATCAGATCTTGATGATATCAAAAAGGAGTCTTTTCCGGTATTTATAGAAGAGcaaaatagtaatttaaaaaataaaataaaagtaataatcaGAAGTACCTGATGAAATAATTCCATGTCTATTTCAGCTTCTGCCTTCCAAGAATTTTCATCtaaatgaaagttaaaaagCATAATTTATTGCATATCCAtataaatcaatttattttagtGCCTTTGATTCAGCTTCTCGATTTGCTCCCTACAACTAAACTGTATGAAACAACATAAACCCAAACATGCTCTCTTCATCACCCCAAGCTGGTATTGCTTTCACACTAACCAGAAACGTTCTCCTGGAAAATCACTTTTGTTCCTTTTAGAAAGTTCTTGCCAATCAGAAAAACTTCCTCTTCGCCCTTCACTGAACAGCTGTGCAGACTTTTCTTTAGGATCTCTGGAACTCCTGCTGGTTGAGCTGCAATTGAAAAAACACATAGCTTGAAAtccaagaaaatattaatatccaaaacaaaaagctttcatttacaGGATTACAACTTACTTCTTTCATTTacaggaaagaacaaaatcCTAAATTTCTTCCTTTACTTTATGatttgtgacaaaaaaaaattatatatatatatatatacacacacacacatcactTCTTTGCTAAATGTAATGATCctcttaaaaaaatcacacttaGGTAAATGACCCACTAGTaatcttctcccttttctcctgcgtttattaaatcttcaaaacaaaactttcagtGTTTGAGCTACTTTCAAGAACTACATACGTCAGCTAATATAAGTCCTCACTAGAGCCACATCTCTGCACTTGAGGAGTACAGCAATTGCTATCCTCCGAACTAGTGGAGCGGATGCAGCGGATCCTgccaacccaagccgttctatgatttTATCTTAAACTCTGTTTCTATTCACAACTCAAGTTTTGGATTGTTACGTGTTTAAGAGAACACCAGATGTATTCAATTCCCCCTCCTgctataatttaaataattgtaTCTTTAACCAGTAAGCTAGTAACACAAGAAATTATAGAAAAATCATCTTTGGAgattttctagttttttttttccttaaatctgaaaattaactAGTATCAGGTACTACAGTGCTACCCTGACTGGAATGGAGCTACAGAGACAACCATATTTCTAGCGAAGTATTTCTCAACAACATAAATGCATAAAATCAGAATaccaccattaaaaaaaaacaacactgaaaagaacAACTTAGCAAAAAATGTcaggtggaagaaaaatgagggaCACGAATACGTCAATTTGATCTTTCAAGAAGACTACCCCAAAATGTCAAACTATTGCCTAAAGCATGGAACATGGCCAAAGAGAGCAGGAGAGTCTGCCCATGCATCAGCAATGACATTCCTTTGGTTAGGCAAAGGAATTCTTGGTGAGAGCACAGCACTGGGAAAGAGTCGGGCTGCATATGCAGCACAGCTGCTAATCAGCCTGTAGCTGAatatataaaatcatagaaataTCTATGGATATATACAATCATATAATTATTATACATATAATTGCCTGCTGCCCACATCACTGGAACAGCATGGTGGTGTCTGATGTGGACACTAACGTGCTTTTAATCATCTCCTTACAACCTGTCCTTTCACTGGCAGCAAAGCCGCAGTTTCTGAGGAGTCAAATAGGAGCCCTGATACAACAGGTATTGACTGttaaaaaatatcaagaaaagcTGCCTCAGATGTACCGTGGCCTCCTCTGATTTCATTTTCCACGGTGTTCAGTGCAACCTGAACAGTCAATGCAGCCATCTGTGCTCAGTGCTAAACAGAGCATTTTAATAAATAGCTATAAAAGGTTTCATTCTTCCACTGAACCAGAACAGATCCCCCCTCTGGGCTCAATGTACCCCACATCTGGGAAGAGCCATGCTTACTAACTTATTACAAGAAATTTCTATCACTGAAAGCTGGCAGATGAAAGTGACAATACAGAAGGGATTAAAACCTGTATCAAAAAAGTCATATTATCAGTTCAAAGCAATCATGACATAAATTCTCATCTattgaaaggcaaaaaaatcatttaataagAGATTAGGCAATTTGTAACTACTTTTAAATACTAGTCAGTCATTCAACACCCCCCTCCAAATAAAAATAGCCCACCTGATTTTAGACACAGCAACTTAAATAATCACAGACCAAAATTgtggtgtcccccccctcccactTCAATCACACTAAAATCCAGAGTCCTCTAATACCAACTCTTTTAGTTTGATACTTACTGCACAGAATTGGGGAAGAAGGCGTCTGGAGAGTCAAAGTTGAACCATCTTTGCGAGTGATGTTAACACGAAATACCAGCCTGGCAcgtgtgctttttttcttggaacCAGCAATCCCTATCCTAGCTTCAACATCAGCATTTCTCAGCTTCAGTATTCCCACGCAATCAACCCTAACGACACAAAGTAGTTGAGAGTTTAATAGAGTTTAATAAATTCAtcctcttttaaaatattttgactaaTCAATTAAACAAGCCACAAAGAAGTCAGAACTCTTGAAGTAGAAATATTATTAGATTAGTCACATGACATCTCTGTATAACCTCTCATTATATAGTCCTGTTTTCAATTCATCCCTACTTAATTTGGATGCTGAATCATGGGAGGAAGGAATGTGAAAGAACTATGAATTAACAAAAAGCAACATAAAACTATTCTGGTAAGCATTCAGTTTATCACTACAGGTCTTTATTCTTCCGTTCCTCTGGGTTTGCAGGGTTACTACTCAAAAACGTTCTGGACAACAGCTAGGGAATGGAGGTAAGTGTGATAAGGGAATTAATCACACTTAAGAAGCAGACACTGTAAATTGAAGAAATGCTTCTCCTGTTGACATCAAGACAAGTTTCTTAAGAAGTGACAGCTTTCAAGCACAACCACATAtccatttgaaagaaaaaaaaaaaaaagaaaagacattctACTGAAAAACATACTTGAGAAGATCACACCTTTTCTATAACTTAAAATACGTATGAAAAGCTTTTAAGGGAATCACTTCTATCCGAAATTTCTTGTGAGATCTAAACCACACAGGCACATGAGGCCATTTGCTCAAAAATCAGCTACAGTTAACAAAGGCCATCAGACTGGGCTTATCCCTTTTGAGCAACAGCCATATACTGTTTAAATGCATCTGAAAACCTGTTGTATCCAAAACGTTGTCTGTATTTGACCAGATTGCTCTGTAAAGATAGGAAAGCACTAGGCTTTCATGACAAAGGACCGTCTGATGgaacaaagagaaatgagaaaactcAGAATTTAGCCTCCACTATTCCCAACCTTTCTGGGCCCTAAAAGGATCTGAAGATCCCAACATTCGCCCTCCCTCTTCTGATTAGCCATTTCATACTTTCTAGAAGAGACAATCAATGGAAGCAGTGACGACTTCATAGTTCATGTAATGCTTGAATATGTGCATTATTCTTTAAACAGTGCATAAAACTCCAATACAACAAAGTTCATTGAAAAAGCTATAGAAAAGGACGAGATTAAGCATTAAGCATAATAAGCTGAGAACGTGGATTTAGAAGTTTATTACTCATGTAGCTTCACAAAGAGCCTGACGTGCTGAGATACTAAACAACCTAACTGAAAGAGGAAAGCcagtttctgaaaacaagctaataaattaaaaaatatatataattaaaatagcTACTCACGCAAGTGTCATGTTGTTGCTAGGGTCCAGTCCAACCTCAATAACAGTAGTCCCCTCGATATCCACTTCTTTACAGGGAGTAGTGTTTCGCCCAGTAACTCTGCAGGCCTGGTAGAACCCGTGTGGTTTCACTCGGCCAGAGTCATTGCCCACGAATACCTGCAGCACCACCGGCTCGTTGTGACCTTCcagctgaaacacagcagcaTGAATCATATTTTGACTGACCAGCAAaaccttttaattaaaatcaggaATATTTTATGCTGCTGAACTTGAAGCAAATCTGCTCCTAATGTTGCTGGAAACAATCCTAGggaagcatgattttttttaatctagtttATAAACAAAAggtaattaatgtttttaatcttttgtcATTTGCTCATCTATTGAAAGACAAATACGTCATTTAACACATGGttgaaatgaatatatatacacatagtTAATTTTGGAGTTCTTAGCTGGTTTGCAAAAAAATTAGAGATACTACTAAGATCACAGTATGCCCCTCACATCCAAAAGGAGCCACTAGGTTACAGCAGGTAGGTGGGATACTTGGAAGTATGAAaccaagcaagcaaacaacaaaaaaaaactcttggCCTTTGtgtacttgttttgtttttttccctacccTTAGCTCAGATTTCCTGAAGATCCACTGACTCATTTTGACTGTCCAACTCAATTAGACTTATGTATGCAGGGTAGGAACTCGTTTGCCTACTGGTAAAGCAAGCTTGGGCTTCCAGGCATTCAGTAACATGAAACTCTTCCAAACAGAAAATTTTCTCTGACGGGTGCTAAAGGGAACtggaaaaggaattaaaaggAAGTTCACATGAACAAAGGCCCATTAAGAAAATCCACATAAACGAGCACTAAATCACCATAGCAACAGCAGTATATGAATGGATTCTTTTCTTAGGAAACTTTACTGGACTTCAGCATTACTGAAGAGGACCGAGTAAAGTGTTGGAGATGCTTGCAA
The Anser cygnoides isolate HZ-2024a breed goose chromosome 12, Taihu_goose_T2T_genome, whole genome shotgun sequence genome window above contains:
- the NFAT5 gene encoding nuclear factor of activated T-cells 5 isoform X4, with the protein product MLLQLLPLPPWAVLAAPLPPLPVLPFTLPQSPTARLCKWRAAPQPWGAPESQKGAGGKKTPMLCGQYPTKSEGKELKIVVQPETQHRARYLTEGSRGSVKDRTQQGFPTVKLEGHNEPVVLQVFVGNDSGRVKPHGFYQACRVTGRNTTPCKEVDIEGTTVIEVGLDPSNNMTLAVDCVGILKLRNADVEARIGIAGSKKKSTRARLVFRVNITRKDGSTLTLQTPSSPILCTQPAGVPEILKKSLHSCSVKGEEEVFLIGKNFLKGTKVIFQENVSDENSWKAEAEIDMELFHQNHLIVKVPPYHDQQITSAVSVGIYVVTNAGRSHDVQPFTYTPDTSAGTLNVKVKKEISSPAQHCSFEEAIKAVNATACNPENVNILPSALITPLIPSSMIKNEDVAPMEVSAEKRSPPVFKASKVVGPTQQTLESSMSGIPTSASHLPSESEKQQQIQPKVYNPETLTTIQTQDISQPGSFSAVSTPAQLQNSDALLQQAAQFQTRDSQTREVLQSDGTVVTLSQLTDGSQTQQSTLSEPAQALQQQISSSIFSSASGVSQLQNTIQQLQAGNFPTNTATGSSRNVDLVQQVLEAQQQLSSVLFSGSESSEDVQDQLNADIFQQVSQIQNSVNPGIFSSSETAVHSRPENLLPGRGENVHSQPENALSNQQQQQQQQQQAMETSAAMVIGIQQNICQAATQMQSDLFSSTTSGNGALQQSPVYQQASHIMSGLSTSEDMQMQCELFSSSPGVSGSETTPTAQQQVSNNGPNMFQASSSADGEEASGQSKQMQNPVFQTMVQMQHSGENQPQVNLFSSTKNMMSVQASGAQQQGGGLFQQGGEIMSIQSANFMQQSAHSQAQLFHSQNPIGDTQNIPQETQGSIFHSPNSIVHNQTSTNSSDQLQPPMFHSQSTMGVLQSSSVPQDQQSANMFLSQSSISNPASQEEQMSFFTSPNSISPLQAATNTEQPPSFQQQTQIAHIQSSMLPQEQPQTQPAQQGLFQPQVSMGSIQSSSIPQNQQGAIFQPQHSIVAIQSSPPSQEQPQQQQQNMMFSNQSAMSTIASQKQNMIFNPNQNPVTNQEQQGQSIFHPQTNMAPMNQEQQPMQFQSQTTVSSLQNPGSNQAEAQQPAIFHNSPQIQLVQGSPSSQEQQVTLFISSASMSALQNSMSQQELQQSPMFSSQNSMAGMQGTASPPQQQASLFHNAAGGAINQLQNSPASSQQTSGIFLFGIQNNCGQLLPSGPAALPDELMAISQPGQPQGEGQAAVPTLLSQQLPETSPLPSAMAPNQNIEKIDDLLVSLQNQGNNMAGSF
- the NFAT5 gene encoding nuclear factor of activated T-cells 5 isoform X2, translated to MPSDFISLLSADLDLESPKSLYSKESVYDLLPKELQLPPSRETSVASMSQTSGGEAGSPPPAVVAADASSAPSSSSMGGACSSFTTSSSPTIYSTSVTDSKAMQVESCSSAVGVSNRGVSEKQLTSNTVQQQQSTPKRHTVLYISPPPEDLLDNSRMSCQDEGCGLESEQSCSMWMEDSPSNFSNMSTSSYNDNTEVPRKSRKRNPKQRPGIKRRDCEESNMDIFDADSAKAPHYVLSQLSTDSKGNSKAGNGAPESQKGAGGKKTPMLCGQYPTKSEGKELKIVVQPETQHRARYLTEGSRGSVKDRTQQGFPTVKLEGHNEPVVLQVFVGNDSGRVKPHGFYQACRVTGRNTTPCKEVDIEGTTVIEVGLDPSNNMTLAVDCVGILKLRNADVEARIGIAGSKKKSTRARLVFRVNITRKDGSTLTLQTPSSPILCTQPAGVPEILKKSLHSCSVKGEEEVFLIGKNFLKGTKVIFQENVSDENSWKAEAEIDMELFHQNHLIVKVPPYHDQQITSAVSVGIYVVTNAGRSHDVQPFTYTPDTSGTLNVKVKKEISSPAQHCSFEEAIKAVNATACNPENVNILPSALITPLIPSSMIKNEDVAPMEVSAEKRSPPVFKASKVVGPTQQTLESSMSGIPTSASHLPSESEKQQQIQPKVYNPETLTTIQTQDISQPGSFSAVSTPAQLQNSDALLQQAAQFQTRDSQTREVLQSDGTVVTLSQLTDGSQTQQSTLSEPAQALQQQISSSIFSSASGVSQLQNTIQQLQAGNFPTNTATGSSRNVDLVQQVLEAQQQLSSVLFSGSESSEDVQDQLNADIFQQVSQIQNSVNPGIFSSSETAVHSRPENLLPGRGENVHSQPENALSNQQQQQQQQQQAMETSAAMVIGIQQNICQAATQMQSDLFSSTTSGNGALQQSPVYQQASHIMSGLSTSEDMQMQCELFSSSPGVSGSETTPTAQQQVSNNGPNMFQASSSADGEEASGQSKQMQNPVFQTMVQMQHSGENQPQVNLFSSTKNMMSVQASGAQQQGGGLFQQGGEIMSIQSANFMQQSAHSQAQLFHSQNPIGDTQNIPQETQGSIFHSPNSIVHNQTSTNSSDQLQPPMFHSQSTMGVLQSSSVPQDQQSANMFLSQSSISNPASQEEQMSFFTSPNSISPLQAATNTEQPPSFQQQTQIAHIQSSMLPQEQPQTQPAQQGLFQPQVSMGSIQSSSIPQNQQGAIFQPQHSIVAIQSSPPSQEQPQQQQQNMMFSNQSAMSTIASQKQNMIFNPNQNPVTNQEQQGQSIFHPQTNMAPMNQEQQPMQFQSQTTVSSLQNPGSNQAEAQQPAIFHNSPQIQLVQGSPSSQEQQVTLFISSASMSALQNSMSQQELQQSPMFSSQNSMAGMQGTASPPQQQASLFHNAAGGAINQLQNSPASSQQTSGIFLFGIQNNCGQLLPSGPAALPDELMAISQPGQPQGEGQAAVPTLLSQQLPETSPLPSAMAPNQNIEKIDDLLVSLQNQGNNMAGSF